The Serinus canaria isolate serCan28SL12 chromosome 2, serCan2020, whole genome shotgun sequence genomic interval CACCCCAcaacccctgccctgcctcaaCTCCCTCTCTTCCAGGCACCCTCCACACCACACCCATGGCCTGCTACAACCGCTGCAGTCCCTGTGGACCCACCCCGCTGGCCAACAGCTGCAacgagccctgtgccctgcaatgCCAGGATTCCCGAGTTGTTATCCAGCCTTCTCCTGTGCTggtcaccctgccaggacctaTCATGACCTCCTTCCCCCAGAACACTGCCGTCGGAtccacctcctctgctgctgtgggcactgagctcagtgtgcagggacagcccatctCTGGTGGCTTTGGCTATGGCTTTGGCTATGGCCTTGGCTATGGCCGTGGATTTGGCTATGGTCTGGGAGGCCTGGACTGCTATGGCAGAAGGGGCTATGGCTCCATCTGCTAAGATTCCAACCTCAGCACCACCCCTGGCACCAACCACCCACTCCCTGGAACACACCCCACGCAATGAAGATACATTTCTGGGCAAAGGTTGTGAAAGGGgctcagcatttccagctcctgctctcagggcaccaagcaaggcagcagccaaggggccagcccaggctgccaccAAACATGGCCCATCTGcctcctgcttttctcctgctccctgctctgcatcGCATCTTCAGCTCTGTCCAGTCCCCTCTGGACAAACCCCTTCTCCCAAGCCAGTGACCATCGGGCACCTCTGGTGTGCTCCTTCCACTGTGGGGCAGGAAGGCCTTGGTGCTCTGGCCAAACCACCTGCAAGCAAAGCAGCCTGGCTGATGGTCACCCTCCTTGCACCCCCTTTTTGCCCTTCTCTTTCCCAAAGGATGCTCACGACCTTCCACTGTTCTTTTAGCTCAATAAAGGTCTCTTGCATTACAGCCTCAGAtgtctcctttccttcaccGACACACACTGGCACACTTCGCCTTTCTGGTGCATTCCAGACTTCACTTGCTTAATCCCAGGCCTGGATTCACTAATGCAGGTCTATCCCTGTCTTTAATAGAAGCCATATATGAGTCTTATTTTCACTTTACTGGACACCAGTTGCTCCAGACCCTCATCATCTTCTGGGGTCATCTACAGCTCTGCTTCAGCAGGCACGTATCTTTCATATCCTCGGGTGCCCAGAGTTGAACACATATCTGCAGTCTCTgaagagctgagcagagggTCAGAATCTCCCCCcacctgctgcccatgctgtgGTGATGAGCCCAGGACATGGAGGGGTTTTGGTCTGTGAGTGCACACTACCAGGACATGTCAGATTCTTCATCCACCAACACCCCAAGTCCTCCTTGGGCATGCTCTCAATCAACTCATTATTGATCTATTATCCATTACTGACATTACTACGTGTCTGAGGGGACAACAATGCCCAGCTCATTATTTAGGGTATTGAACAGAATTGGCCCCAATATCCAACTCCTGGGCTGCAATACTGGGGATTCACCTCCATTTGCACCTTGGGCCACTGATCAGACACCTCTGGCCTTAGCCCCTCATCCCCTCTCAGGCCCCTCACTGCACTCTCAGACAACCTGGAACTGCTCAGATGCTCTGATAGTGCAGAATTGAAAGGAGTCTTGAAGGCTTCACAAAAGGGTTGTGTCCAACAGCAGCACCATCTCTCTCCTCATGCCCAGGCTGTCACTGGCAGAGAgcaaacacagagctcagccaAGCACCATTTTCTCAAGGGAAATACTCCAAGAGAACTGgcctcagctctgggctcttgCCACATGTCAAAGCCCCAGAGGCCTGGCTCATCCCTCCCCTGTTGCTGCTCCCATTTTCATGAAGGGCAAATTCTTCCTAAAAGTTTGATGGGGTTCCAACACTGGTGAATGACGGAAGAGCAACTGATATCATCTACATGGACTTGTGCAGAACATTTCTTCCAGTGGCAGACAACATCCTTATTTCTGACGTGGAGGGATGTGGAGTTGACAGCTGGAACATCAGCTGTGGGGTGGAAAATGGACAGGATGGTCGCACTTACATAATTGTGGTCAATAGCTCCATGTCTGTGAGGAGAACAGGGATGAGTGGTGACCCTCAGAGGCTCATATCGGGAACATTATCACTTCCCATTTTGTCAGGCATGGGAAATTGAGTGCCTCCTCAGCAAGGATGGGAATGACATCAAGGTGAGCAGTGTGCCTAATTGTCTGGAAGGGAGGGATGGCATCCCGAGAGCTCTTGACAGGCTGGGGTGGTGTGGTTGTCATGAAGGTGAACAGGACAAAGTGCAGCATCCTAAATCTGAATTGGAGCAATCTCAGTAATGGATATTGGATGGTTAATGAGTCAATTCAGAGCATCCTcgaggagaaggacttggggagTTGGTGGATGAAGAATTGGACATGCCCTGCCCATGTGAACATGCCAAACATAAGCTGTCCATGCCATGGCCTCATTGCcacagtgtgggcagcaggtgagTAGGGAATTCTGACCCTCTGgtctgctctggtgagactggagttctgtgctcagctctggggcctCAAGGGTAAGAACCTGCTTGCATGGATCTGTATAAGGGCTAAAGAGATAGTGAGGGACTGGAGCAACTGCTGTGTAGCCAATGTAAAAACATTGGGATGGGCTGGTGTCGGAGGCAGTGATAGATCTGCCTTAGTGTATCCAGGTGTAGGGTCACGCAAGAGAAGGGTTTGTGGTATGTACCGAAAGAGCAAACTGTGCCAGTGTGTGCccatgaaggaaaaggagacatAAAAACACTGCAATGCAAGAGAATTTTATtgaggcaaaagaaaaacaagaagtcatgagcagaagaggaaggaagctGGTTTGAGGTGCAAATAGGGCGACCATCAGCTGAACTCTGCTTGCTGGTGCTTTGGTCAGAGCATCAAGGCCTTCCTGCTCCACAGTAGAAGCAACCTGATGGTGAAGGTTACCAATGGTGTCCAGCTTGGGAGAAGGGATTTGCAGCAGAGGGAACTGGACAGAGCCGAAAGAGAGTGAGAGAAGAGCAGGAATGGAGATCGGCCATCtttgcaggcagctgggctTGGCTCCTTGGCTGCTGCCCTTGGTAACCTGAGAGCAGGAGTTGGGAAGTGCTGAGCCAATTGAAAGCTTTGGCCCAGAGAGGCATCTGCAACACCTGGGTTGTGTTGCAGGGAGTGAGTGGTTGGTGTCAGGAGTGGTATTGAAAGGTTTTAGCAGTTGTAGCTATAGCCCCTTCTGCCATAGCAGCCCAGGCCTCCCAGGCCATAGCCATAGCCCAGCCCATAGCCAAATCCACGGCCATAGCCCAGCCCATAGCCAAACCCATGGCCATAGCCCAGCCCATAGCCAAATCCACGGCCATAGCCCAGCCCATAGCCAAACCCATGGCCATAGCCAAGGCCATGGCCAAAGCCACCAAAGCCAAATCCACCAGagatgggctgtccctgggcattgagctcagtgcccagagcagcggAGGAGGTGGATCCGACGGCGGTGTTCTGGGGGAAGGAGGTCAtgatgggtcctggcagggtgatcagcacaggggaagggttGATGATGACGTGGGAATCCTGGcattgcagggcacagggctcgtTGCAGCTGTTGGCCAGCGGGGTGGGTCCGCAGGGACTGCAGCGGTCGTAGCAGGCCATGGGTGTGGTGTGGAGGGTGCCTGGAAGAGACAGggtgaggcagggcaggggtgtggGGGTGTGAGAGGCAGTGATGCAGGAGGGTGCCTGAAGTGTGGAGGGTGTTGTGGGGTTGTGGGGAGGCGTgagggctgctgaggctggggctgggcgTGCTGGAATGGAGGGGCGAagggtgcaggagcaggagggtcAGGGGCTTGAAGCTCACCTGGttgtcagcaggagcaggaggagaaggcgAGAGGTGAAGTGTGTGAGGGAGagaggctctgtgctggcttttATGCTGATCCTGGATGGGTGTGACAGCATTATCCCATGGCCTTGGGGCAttttggaggcagcagctcttggctgGTCCAGCCTGATGAGTCGTGAGGTGGGGAGTATTTTCATTCACAGAATTCCACAGTGTCATTGGTTCTTGAGTCTGTGTCCATCTGACCTTGACGGCAGCTTTGAAATGAGAGTTGTTATTTGGCAGGTTTTGATTGTTGCATGTGTCTGGGAAAGGGCTGAATAAACaatcagagccctgcagagtgGCGATATCATCAGTGATGTCATTTTGTGGCACTTGTGTGGTGTGGTTTGTGGGTGCCTTGTGAAGACTGGGACTCTTTTTTGTGCCGCTGGATGTCCATCAGTCCTTGTGTTTCTCCCAAGAATGATGAGGGAATTGCTGATGTCctggggaggtcactctgcAATTACATGGAAATGTTATCGTGCATAGGAGTGTTCCTACAGATTAAAGAAATGTCATGGCCTTGCGTCTTGAACTGAATCAAGAGAGAACATCTGGAGAAGCAGAGCCTGGTCTGGTTTAACTTGTTCTGGTGTCATGGTCCATTTGGACTTCTCATCTTTACTTGACATTGTACTTTGTGATTTAAAGCATATTCCTTGATCTCATTAAGAAATCCAATTAACAACCCAGCATGATCCTTTTGTTCCCAGGCTGGCCTGTGATGTCCTTGCCTTTAATCTGCATTAATCCCTTAAATTTTCATATCTCATATCCTTTTAATCTTAATAATCTGTTGCTGCTAGCAAAACCCAGTTATTACTAATGGTTGGTCAGCACAGTTGTCTTCCCTTTTATGTCATGGTGTGGGCATTCCTTTGTGGAATTCTGCAGCTCCGTGTCCTTCTTTTGAGGCCATGTCCACCTGACCTTGGCAGCAGATTTTAAGTGACTTAGAGGTTAAGGGCAGGTGTTGATGCTGTGTGTCATGGTGGGC includes:
- the LOC127059199 gene encoding feather keratin B-4-like, producing the protein MACYNRCSPCGPTPLANSCNEPCALQCQDSRVVIQPSPVLVTLPGPIMTSFPQNTAVGSTSSAAVGTELSVQGQPISGGFGYGFGYGLGYGRGFGYGLGGLDCYGRRGYGSIC
- the LOC115483842 gene encoding feather beta keratin-like, with protein sequence MACYDRCSPCGPTPLANSCNEPCALQCQDSHVIINPSPVLITLPGPIMTSFPQNTAVGSTSSAALGTELNAQGQPISGGFGFGGFGHGLGYGHGFGYGLGYGRGFGYGLGYGHGFGYGLGYGRGFGYGLGYGYGLGGLGCYGRRGYSYNC